The following are encoded together in the Arcticibacterium luteifluviistationis genome:
- a CDS encoding GNAT family N-acetyltransferase, which translates to MNIFSERVTLKLIDDCDLEAIHSLHARPEVDHFNTLGIPKDIKETEGTIKPWISENRKDSIDNYTFSIELTKTNQFIGLIALTSSGAKKHKKAEVWYKLHPDFWGQGFASEALESILSFGFSKLKLHRIEAGVAVDNLASIRVLEKVKMHQEGRKRKVLPLKSGWSDNYMYAILAEDFNA; encoded by the coding sequence ATGAACATTTTCAGTGAAAGGGTTACCCTGAAACTGATAGACGATTGCGACTTAGAAGCAATTCACAGCCTACACGCCAGGCCAGAAGTGGACCACTTTAATACCCTGGGAATACCAAAGGATATTAAGGAGACAGAAGGCACAATAAAGCCATGGATTTCTGAAAACAGAAAAGACAGTATTGATAATTATACATTCTCCATTGAACTCACCAAAACAAATCAATTTATAGGACTAATAGCTTTGACATCTTCTGGAGCTAAAAAACATAAAAAAGCGGAAGTCTGGTATAAACTTCACCCTGACTTTTGGGGACAAGGTTTTGCTAGTGAAGCTCTTGAAAGTATCTTAAGTTTTGGTTTTAGCAAGCTCAAGCTTCATAGAATAGAAGCAGGAGTGGCTGTAGATAACCTAGCTTCCATACGCGTTCTAGAGAAGGTAAAAATGCACCAAGAAGGTAGAAAAAGAAAAGTATTACCCTTAAAGTCTGGCTGGTCAGATAATTACATGTACGCCATACTTGCCGAAGACTTTAACGCATGA
- a CDS encoding GMC oxidoreductase gives MYIQGKAKESMTFDAIVVGSGISGGWAAKELTEKGLKVLMIERGRDIQHITGYENAMKNPWDFPHRGQLTNKEKEEYYAGARAGFANAQDILPHFVKDVDYPFAEKRRFDWVRGYQTGGRSLTWGKQSYRWNRRDFEANLEDGHGVDWPIRYDDLAPWYDYVERFAGVSGSKEGLDVLPDGVFQTPMELNCVEKEVKKGIESNFENRHLFIGRAAHLTNPTEEQLALGRSTCQNRNLCKRGCPYGAYFSTQASTLPAAKRTENLTVVNDKIVYQTIFDKETDKVIGVKAIDEKTNEEVEYFAKIIFLNASAMNSVWIMMQSKSSKHVNGLGNDSDQLGRNIMDHHLAVGADGRFEGMDDRYYYGRRPNGIYIPRFANWGNDKREFLRGFGFQGQAARGRGQYPEDAPTFGAEFKENMSLPGSWKFSLWGFGETLPDPNNRMTLSDKKDKNNLPQIEFDAGWGKNEILMRETIMKEAVDMLEAAGLKDVVGNNNKEKSPGVGIHEMGTARMGRDPKTSVLNKWNQVWGAENVFVTDGAAMTSSSCVNPSLTYMALTARAANYAAEQFKLGNL, from the coding sequence ATGTATATACAAGGAAAAGCCAAAGAGTCAATGACTTTTGACGCCATAGTGGTAGGCTCTGGAATATCTGGAGGCTGGGCGGCTAAAGAATTGACCGAAAAAGGCCTAAAAGTGCTCATGATAGAGCGTGGCAGAGATATTCAGCATATTACTGGTTATGAAAACGCCATGAAAAACCCGTGGGACTTCCCACATAGAGGCCAGCTCACAAACAAAGAAAAAGAAGAATATTACGCTGGGGCTAGGGCTGGTTTTGCCAATGCTCAAGATATACTCCCCCATTTTGTAAAAGACGTGGATTACCCTTTTGCTGAAAAAAGAAGGTTTGACTGGGTTAGAGGATATCAAACGGGTGGTAGATCTTTAACTTGGGGTAAACAAAGCTACCGATGGAATAGAAGAGACTTTGAAGCCAACCTTGAAGATGGTCATGGTGTAGACTGGCCTATCAGGTATGATGATTTAGCTCCTTGGTATGATTATGTAGAGCGTTTTGCTGGAGTTAGTGGTAGTAAAGAGGGATTGGATGTTTTGCCCGACGGAGTTTTCCAAACACCGATGGAGCTTAACTGTGTAGAAAAAGAAGTCAAAAAAGGAATAGAATCTAATTTTGAAAATAGACACCTTTTTATAGGAAGAGCAGCACATTTGACCAACCCCACTGAAGAACAATTAGCTCTAGGCAGAAGTACTTGTCAAAACAGAAACCTATGTAAAAGAGGCTGTCCTTATGGAGCCTATTTCAGTACACAAGCGTCTACATTACCGGCCGCAAAAAGAACAGAAAACTTAACTGTAGTTAATGATAAAATAGTTTACCAAACCATTTTTGATAAAGAAACAGATAAGGTCATTGGCGTTAAAGCCATTGACGAAAAAACAAATGAAGAAGTAGAGTATTTTGCCAAAATCATCTTCTTGAATGCATCTGCCATGAATTCTGTATGGATAATGATGCAGTCTAAATCTTCAAAACACGTGAATGGTTTAGGAAATGATAGTGACCAATTAGGCCGTAACATCATGGACCACCATTTGGCTGTAGGAGCCGATGGAAGATTTGAAGGGATGGATGACCGTTATTATTATGGACGAAGACCAAACGGCATATATATTCCAAGATTTGCTAACTGGGGCAATGACAAAAGAGAGTTCCTGAGAGGTTTTGGCTTCCAAGGACAGGCAGCTAGAGGTAGGGGGCAATACCCAGAGGATGCCCCTACTTTTGGAGCAGAATTTAAAGAAAACATGAGCTTACCAGGCTCTTGGAAATTCAGTTTATGGGGATTTGGAGAGACACTTCCAGACCCAAATAACAGAATGACCCTTTCAGATAAAAAAGACAAAAACAATTTGCCACAAATTGAATTTGACGCAGGATGGGGAAAAAATGAAATTCTGATGCGTGAAACCATTATGAAAGAGGCCGTAGATATGTTAGAAGCTGCTGGCCTGAAGGATGTAGTTGGAAATAATAATAAAGAAAAAAGTCCCGGTGTAGGCATCCATGAAATGGGAACTGCCAGAATGGGTAGAGACCCGAAAACGTCTGTTCTTAACAAATGGAATCAAGTCTGGGGAGCCGAAAACGTTTTTGTAACGGATGGAGCTGCCATGACATCTTCTTCTTGTGTAAATCCATCACTAACGTACATGGCATTGACGGCCAGAGCTGCCAACTATGCCGCAGAACAATTTAAACTAGGCAACCTATAG
- a CDS encoding Ig-like domain-containing protein: protein MSNCTGIISWFEVGNPVPIGNTASLSQNPSSTTAYNALCDASQAAYCSSSSSNIDVIVNAVSSAPSISITGNSTICTGETTTLAATGCAGTVSWSNSQTGTSITVSPSVSPTTYTATCTVNGCTSPSSTGVDVTVNPIPDAPSGISPVNICSGDSSPLNGTCSGTSTLTWYEEAALTNLVTLPVSPSSTTTYYGVCSENGCSSAPSSIKVNVTATPSAPSDISTTGTSICEGKSVVIGSSCSGTANLKWFTDALLTNELASTTVSPNSTTTYYAACQNGTCLSSSKSITITVSPAPAAPTALSTSTAICKDNSRDLIGTCASGTTIQWYLSVISPSTLLGTTSPFNVSPTETTIYIATCKNNSTNCESPKGPDVVISVKDRPSSPTNISATPSSICSGESSDLAGTCSTGTLTWYEDAGLTTITASTVSPTSTTTYYASCVLSSCQSVSESITVTVSPTPAAPTAISASNTNICEGESSDLSATCATGTLTWFSDAALSSIVGSTVSPSSTSTFYASCVSSSCKSASGSIGVTVTAIPVSPTAVSAAPAILCEGGSTTLSASCSSGTLTWYTDEALSTTLGSTTISPTNTTTYYASCVDGICKSPYVSQAVEVNELPAAPTIEPSSRDLCAGSSVVLTASGCVGNITWSNGKTDASITETPASNTDYSATCTNPNTGCVSPVSAVTTITVISPPPVPSISAGKTQLCLGESITLTSFNCVGDNPVVNWFESGNGIGSGTTITHTPPASGTASYSANCVTTSTTPTAAVQCESPTNANPIDVTVNALPSVPSISTTDNAICEGESTTLNATNCGSGSIKWSDGQTGANITVSPTSNTNYQAVCVLNGCESDSSAVLAIQVTAIPDAPTALAGPAICSGASSTLSGTCANGSSISWFSDAALTTAVTSPVSPTETSTYYAICTLNTCQSSSASHTVEVTETPSAPSSTAASPATVCAGDRSELSGACTLGNLVWYEDAALNTPLASSIVNPTITTTYYAACENGACKSLAASQVINVNPLPAAPTLSADLTTICETSSSNLTAAGCTGTIT, encoded by the coding sequence ATGTCAAATTGTACAGGTATCATATCTTGGTTTGAAGTTGGAAATCCAGTTCCTATTGGAAACACAGCAAGTCTTTCTCAAAACCCTTCAAGCACCACAGCATATAACGCTTTATGCGACGCTTCACAAGCCGCTTACTGCTCTTCTTCAAGTTCCAATATTGACGTTATAGTAAATGCTGTATCTAGTGCTCCTAGTATTTCAATCACGGGCAACAGCACTATTTGTACTGGTGAAACTACAACCTTAGCAGCTACAGGTTGTGCAGGAACAGTGTCATGGTCAAATTCACAAACAGGTACTTCCATAACCGTGAGTCCATCAGTATCACCTACAACCTATACTGCAACATGTACTGTAAACGGATGTACAAGCCCTAGTTCTACTGGTGTAGATGTAACTGTAAATCCAATACCAGACGCACCAAGCGGAATATCTCCTGTCAATATTTGTTCAGGTGACAGCAGCCCTCTAAACGGAACTTGCTCTGGAACAAGTACATTGACATGGTATGAAGAAGCGGCCTTAACAAACCTAGTAACACTACCTGTTTCACCTTCAAGTACTACCACCTATTATGGTGTTTGTTCAGAAAACGGCTGCTCTAGTGCTCCATCATCTATAAAAGTAAACGTAACAGCTACTCCTTCAGCTCCTTCTGATATCTCAACAACTGGAACAAGTATTTGTGAAGGTAAAAGCGTAGTTATTGGTTCTTCATGTAGTGGTACCGCAAATCTTAAATGGTTTACAGATGCCCTTTTAACTAATGAACTAGCATCTACTACTGTTTCACCAAACAGCACTACTACTTACTACGCTGCTTGCCAAAATGGAACTTGCCTTAGTTCTTCAAAAAGCATCACTATAACCGTATCTCCTGCACCAGCGGCACCTACGGCTCTAAGTACTTCTACCGCCATATGTAAAGATAACTCAAGAGACTTAATTGGAACTTGTGCTTCAGGCACCACCATTCAGTGGTATCTTTCGGTTATATCTCCAAGCACCTTATTAGGCACCACAAGTCCTTTTAATGTTAGCCCGACAGAAACAACCATCTATATAGCTACATGCAAAAATAATTCAACAAATTGTGAGAGTCCTAAAGGACCTGATGTTGTTATTTCGGTAAAAGACAGGCCATCTAGTCCAACAAATATTTCAGCTACACCTTCTTCTATTTGCAGTGGAGAATCAAGTGACCTAGCTGGTACATGCTCTACAGGAACGCTAACTTGGTATGAAGATGCAGGACTTACTACTATAACTGCCTCAACAGTTAGCCCAACTTCTACCACGACGTACTATGCTTCGTGTGTACTTAGTTCTTGTCAATCAGTTTCAGAAAGTATTACAGTTACTGTTTCGCCAACACCAGCAGCACCAACTGCGATTTCTGCTAGTAATACCAACATATGTGAAGGTGAAAGCAGCGATTTAAGTGCCACTTGTGCAACAGGAACATTGACCTGGTTCTCCGATGCTGCCTTAAGTTCTATAGTGGGTAGTACCGTTAGTCCTAGTTCCACTTCTACTTTTTATGCGAGCTGTGTTAGCAGTTCTTGCAAAAGTGCATCAGGTTCTATAGGAGTAACGGTAACAGCTATTCCTGTGAGCCCTACTGCGGTAAGTGCAGCTCCGGCCATTCTCTGTGAGGGTGGTTCTACCACACTTTCTGCCAGCTGTTCTAGTGGAACTTTAACTTGGTATACAGATGAAGCTCTTTCTACTACTTTAGGAAGCACCACTATTAGCCCAACTAATACTACCACTTACTACGCCTCATGTGTAGATGGCATATGTAAAAGTCCATATGTGAGTCAAGCAGTTGAGGTTAATGAATTGCCCGCTGCCCCAACCATAGAGCCAAGTAGTAGAGACTTATGTGCAGGTTCAAGTGTGGTTTTAACAGCAAGTGGCTGTGTAGGAAACATTACCTGGTCAAACGGAAAAACAGATGCAAGCATAACAGAAACACCAGCAAGTAACACAGATTATAGTGCTACATGTACAAATCCAAACACTGGCTGTGTTAGCCCTGTTAGTGCCGTTACCACTATTACGGTAATTAGTCCTCCACCTGTCCCAAGTATTTCAGCGGGTAAAACGCAGCTATGTCTTGGAGAGTCCATTACGCTAACCTCGTTTAATTGTGTAGGTGACAATCCTGTTGTAAACTGGTTTGAATCTGGCAATGGTATTGGCAGCGGTACTACTATTACTCATACGCCACCAGCATCTGGTACAGCGTCATACTCTGCTAACTGTGTTACGACCTCTACAACTCCAACAGCCGCAGTTCAATGTGAGTCGCCGACAAATGCCAACCCTATTGACGTTACAGTGAATGCTTTACCAAGTGTGCCATCAATAAGTACAACCGACAACGCCATTTGTGAAGGCGAAAGCACTACATTAAATGCAACCAACTGTGGTAGTGGTTCTATCAAATGGTCTGATGGTCAAACTGGAGCTAACATTACAGTATCTCCAACCTCAAATACAAACTACCAAGCAGTTTGCGTACTGAATGGTTGCGAAAGTGATAGCTCTGCAGTTTTAGCTATTCAAGTAACTGCAATTCCAGATGCACCAACAGCTTTAGCAGGTCCTGCGATATGCAGTGGAGCAAGTAGCACTTTAAGTGGTACATGTGCCAATGGTAGTAGCATAAGTTGGTTTTCAGATGCTGCTTTAACAACAGCTGTAACAAGCCCTGTTAGCCCGACGGAAACTTCTACGTATTACGCCATTTGTACTTTAAATACATGTCAAAGTTCTTCTGCATCACATACTGTTGAAGTAACTGAAACTCCATCGGCACCTAGCTCTACAGCAGCCAGTCCTGCCACCGTTTGTGCGGGAGACAGAAGTGAACTAAGTGGTGCCTGTACTTTAGGAAACTTAGTTTGGTACGAAGATGCCGCTCTAAATACTCCATTGGCAAGTTCAATTGTTAATCCTACCATTACCACAACTTATTATGCAGCCTGCGAAAATGGTGCTTGTAAAAGCCTCGCAGCTTCTCAAGTAATAAATGTTAACCCACTACCAGCAGCTCCTACTTTATCGGCAGACTTAACCACAATTTGCGAAACTTCTTCTTCTAATTTAACAGCAGCTGGCTGTACTGGTACCATTACTTGA
- a CDS encoding GMC oxidoreductase — protein MYIQGKAKEAMTFDAIVVGSGVSGGWAAKELTEKGLKVLMIERGRHIEHITGYENAMKNPWDFEYRGQLSNQEKKDYYSGARAGFANAQDILPHFVKDVDYPFQEEKRFDWVRGYQTGGRSLTWGKQSYRWNKRDFEANLEDGHGVDWPIRYEDLAPWYDHVERFAGISGSKEGLDVLPDGIFQTAMELNCVEKEVKKGIESSFENRHLFIGRAAHLTNPTEEQLALGRATCQNRNLCKRGCPYGAYFSTQSATLPAARKTENLTVVNDKIVYETIFDKETDKVIGVKAIDEKTNEEVEYFAKIIFINASAMNSAWIMMQSTSSKHPNGLGNESDQLGRNIMDHHLNAGARGQYPGHEDKYYYGRRPNGVYIPRFANWGDDKREFLRGFGYQGGASRAQGDPRMNDATFGAAFKEKMSLPGPWSFGLRGFGETLPDPNNRIRLSDKKDKNGLQQIEFDAGWGKNELKMRETIMQEAVDMLEAAGLVDVVGFNEAEKSMGVGIHEMGTARMGRDPKTSVLNKWNQVWGAENVFVTDGAAMTSSSCVNPSLTYMALTARAANYAVEQLKLGNL, from the coding sequence ATGTATATACAAGGAAAAGCCAAAGAGGCAATGACTTTTGACGCTATAGTAGTTGGTTCAGGAGTTTCTGGTGGCTGGGCTGCCAAAGAGTTGACCGAAAAAGGTCTGAAAGTGTTAATGATTGAACGCGGCAGGCACATTGAACACATTACTGGTTATGAAAATGCCATGAAAAACCCTTGGGACTTTGAATACAGAGGCCAACTTTCTAATCAAGAAAAAAAAGATTATTACTCTGGGGCTAGAGCTGGCTTTGCTAATGCTCAAGACATACTCCCTCACTTTGTGAAAGACGTAGATTATCCTTTTCAAGAGGAAAAAAGATTTGACTGGGTGCGTGGTTATCAAACGGGTGGCCGCTCTTTAACATGGGGTAAGCAAAGTTACCGATGGAATAAAAGAGATTTCGAAGCCAATCTTGAAGATGGTCATGGTGTAGACTGGCCTATCCGTTATGAAGATTTAGCTCCTTGGTATGACCATGTAGAGCGTTTTGCAGGAATAAGTGGAAGTAAAGAAGGGCTAGATGTACTTCCTGATGGAATTTTCCAAACGGCTATGGAGCTTAACTGCGTAGAAAAAGAAGTAAAAAAAGGTATAGAATCAAGTTTTGAAAACAGACACCTCTTCATTGGTAGAGCGGCACATTTGACCAATCCTACTGAAGAACAACTAGCTTTAGGCAGAGCTACCTGTCAAAACAGAAACTTGTGTAAAAGAGGTTGCCCATATGGTGCATATTTCAGTACGCAATCTGCTACATTACCTGCCGCTAGAAAAACAGAAAACCTGACGGTGGTCAATGATAAAATAGTTTACGAAACCATTTTTGATAAAGAAACAGATAAAGTAATAGGCGTTAAAGCCATTGATGAGAAAACTAATGAAGAAGTAGAATACTTTGCTAAAATTATCTTCATAAATGCTTCTGCCATGAATTCTGCATGGATAATGATGCAGTCTACCTCCTCAAAACATCCAAATGGATTAGGAAATGAGTCTGACCAACTGGGAAGAAACATCATGGACCATCACCTAAATGCTGGAGCAAGGGGCCAGTATCCAGGACATGAAGACAAGTATTATTATGGCCGCAGGCCAAACGGGGTTTATATTCCTCGATTTGCCAATTGGGGAGATGACAAAAGAGAATTCTTAAGAGGGTTTGGATATCAAGGTGGAGCTAGCCGAGCTCAAGGAGACCCAAGAATGAACGATGCTACTTTTGGAGCAGCGTTTAAAGAAAAAATGTCTTTACCTGGCCCTTGGTCTTTTGGTTTGAGAGGTTTTGGAGAAACCTTGCCAGACCCAAATAACAGAATAAGATTATCTGACAAAAAGGATAAGAATGGATTGCAACAAATTGAGTTTGACGCCGGATGGGGTAAAAATGAGCTCAAAATGAGAGAAACAATCATGCAAGAAGCCGTAGATATGCTGGAAGCTGCAGGTTTAGTAGATGTGGTAGGCTTTAATGAGGCTGAAAAAAGTATGGGTGTAGGTATCCATGAAATGGGAACGGCAAGAATGGGTAGAGACCCTAAAACATCCGTACTGAACAAGTGGAATCAAGTCTGGGGAGCTGAAAACGTTTTTGTAACTGATGGAGCCGCCATGACATCTTCGTCTTGTGTTAACCCATCACTTACGTACATGGCATTGACGGCTAGAGCCGCAAATTATGCAGTAGAACAACTTAAACTAGGTAACTTATAA
- a CDS encoding T9SS type A sorting domain-containing protein, translating to MTAVGCNDGVSWYESGSSSSFASTTSVVLSPAITTGYYAVCESPGATCPSIESDEEPIIVKAVPTITDILAPSCNDGSISMMAIQTSRGSSSTVSVSNGLTASFDNDGRENDSRTVWVIENIPNSTNFTVTVNENGCETSKSYSSSDCSAAAPSSFPLELLSFTGKKVDETTELEWIVSDEIGVSHFNIERSFDAISFERIGKENAQNLLEKHSYTFIDKSPKERINYYRLKSNDLDGATSYSKIIAIDFRETDALKWSLYPNPVEVGSTEISVKTKTGTKDLTFRLLNISGIGIKINSSKTSSTEYKVEFGNIPAGTYFLQAENSEDVSTKKFIKLH from the coding sequence TTGACAGCAGTAGGCTGTAATGATGGAGTTTCTTGGTATGAAAGCGGAAGTAGCAGTAGTTTTGCAAGCACTACATCCGTTGTTCTTTCGCCTGCTATAACTACGGGATATTATGCAGTATGTGAATCTCCTGGAGCTACCTGCCCATCAATTGAATCTGACGAAGAACCAATTATTGTAAAGGCTGTACCTACCATCACAGACATTTTAGCTCCAAGCTGTAATGACGGAAGTATTTCTATGATGGCTATTCAAACTTCTAGAGGTTCTAGTAGTACTGTTTCGGTAAGTAATGGTTTAACTGCAAGCTTTGATAATGACGGCAGAGAGAATGATTCAAGAACTGTTTGGGTAATTGAGAACATTCCAAATTCTACCAACTTTACTGTAACTGTCAATGAAAACGGCTGTGAAACATCTAAGTCTTACAGTTCATCTGATTGTTCCGCAGCTGCTCCAAGTAGTTTCCCGCTAGAACTACTTTCCTTTACTGGAAAAAAAGTTGATGAAACTACTGAATTAGAATGGATTGTTTCCGATGAAATAGGCGTTAGCCATTTCAATATAGAAAGAAGCTTTGATGCCATATCATTTGAAAGAATTGGAAAAGAAAATGCTCAAAACTTGTTAGAAAAACATAGCTATACTTTCATTGATAAATCACCTAAAGAAAGAATTAATTACTACAGGCTAAAAAGCAATGACCTAGATGGAGCTACTAGTTATTCTAAAATAATAGCAATTGACTTTAGAGAAACTGATGCTTTAAAGTGGTCTTTATATCCAAATCCGGTAGAGGTTGGATCTACTGAAATTAGTGTTAAGACTAAAACTGGGACAAAAGATTTGACTTTCAGATTACTTAATATTAGCGGTATAGGGATAAAGATAAACTCTTCCAAAACTAGCTCAACAGAATACAAAGTTGAGTTTGGAAACATTCCAGCAGGCACCTATTTCTTACAAGCTGAAAATTCAGAAGACGTCTCCACAAAGAAATTTATAAAATTGCATTAA
- a CDS encoding MFS transporter, which translates to MKKSTWLLLLVASLGYFVDTFDLVLFVVIGKSSLAEMGYSGASLDHMRLLLFDIQMVGLLIGGVVFGILGDKKGRLSVLFASIILYSVCNIINGFISDIYSYSALRFLAGVGLAGELGVGVTIVAETMPQKIRGYGTSILAATGVLGAVVAGLIGDAFYWRYAFFIGGALGILLLLLRIGTYESDMFLHASESKKERGNILKLIRNPKSRKIYLLSLLVGIPVFFVVTILMQMAPSLAQELGIKGTITTGKAVVFIYLGLAFGDVLCGVVSQKLQSRKKAIGLFQVCSLLISLVYLNLHGQSAAVFYAVCVLMGISTGYWIVMITMGAEQFGTNIRSTVATTIPNFVRGAAIPISMLYGFIGSMNEFSIVQAAIITGLLCFSLAIYANFALPETFHKDLDYLED; encoded by the coding sequence ATGAAAAAATCGACTTGGCTGCTACTTCTAGTTGCTTCATTAGGGTACTTTGTTGACACTTTTGACTTAGTCCTTTTTGTGGTGATAGGAAAGAGCAGCCTAGCTGAAATGGGCTACTCGGGTGCTTCATTAGACCATATGAGGTTACTGCTATTTGATATTCAAATGGTGGGCCTACTTATTGGCGGTGTAGTTTTCGGAATTCTTGGTGATAAAAAAGGACGCCTCTCCGTGCTCTTTGCCTCCATTATTTTATACTCTGTATGTAACATCATAAACGGATTTATATCTGACATTTACTCCTACTCTGCTCTCCGGTTTTTAGCTGGTGTAGGTTTGGCAGGTGAATTAGGCGTGGGTGTAACTATAGTGGCAGAAACTATGCCTCAGAAAATCAGAGGATACGGTACTTCCATATTGGCTGCCACCGGAGTTTTAGGAGCTGTGGTAGCAGGTTTGATAGGTGACGCCTTTTACTGGCGTTATGCTTTTTTCATTGGCGGAGCCTTAGGAATACTTCTTTTACTACTACGTATAGGCACTTACGAATCTGACATGTTTCTTCATGCCAGTGAAAGCAAAAAAGAACGAGGAAATATTCTCAAACTCATTAGGAACCCAAAAAGTAGAAAAATATACCTACTGAGTTTACTCGTAGGTATTCCAGTATTTTTTGTAGTAACTATTTTGATGCAAATGGCTCCCTCTTTGGCTCAAGAATTGGGCATAAAAGGAACAATAACTACAGGAAAAGCTGTGGTATTTATATACCTCGGGCTTGCCTTTGGCGATGTACTTTGTGGTGTAGTAAGTCAAAAACTACAAAGCAGGAAAAAGGCCATTGGCTTATTTCAAGTCTGTAGTTTGCTAATTTCTTTAGTGTACTTAAACCTCCATGGGCAATCAGCTGCCGTGTTTTACGCGGTCTGTGTTTTGATGGGAATATCTACAGGTTACTGGATAGTGATGATAACTATGGGTGCAGAGCAGTTTGGTACTAACATACGCTCAACCGTAGCAACGACTATTCCAAATTTTGTAAGAGGTGCTGCCATTCCTATCAGTATGCTGTACGGATTTATTGGTTCTATGAATGAGTTTAGCATAGTTCAAGCCGCCATTATCACAGGTTTACTTTGTTTCTCATTAGCTATTTATGCCAATTTTGCTTTGCCCGAGACTTTTCATAAAGATTTAGATTATCTGGAAGATTGA